Within the Cydia pomonella isolate Wapato2018A chromosome 10, ilCydPomo1, whole genome shotgun sequence genome, the region GAGAAGTGCCGCGAACATCGTGTCCCATTTTACATGGCCTTTGTAGATTTGAACAAGGCATTCGACACAGTGAGTCGAAATGGTCTTTACGAAGTGTTGTGTAAGGTCGGATGTCCGCCTACTCTACTTTCCATAGTGAAATATTTTCACGAAAACATGCGTGCTTCGGTAGCGTTCGATGGTGAAACGTCGGAAACCTTCGGCGTCAACCGCGGTGTAAGGCAGGACTGTGTGCTGGCACCAACTCTCTTCGATATATTTCATTCAgggattttcatttggcatTCAGGGATTGCGACATCGGAGTGCATCTGCATACCAGAAAGGATGGCCGACTTTTCAATATCAACTGTTTAAAGTCAACTACAAGACGTGATGATCTATTTGCCAGAGAACTTTTGTATGCAGATGAATGACGCTGCACTTGTTGCCGACTCAGAGGGGGATCTTCAGGTGCTAATTGATAAGTTTAGCCAGGCTTGCCAGCTATTTACATGAGTGTCAATGCCAAGAAAACAGTGGTTATGGTGCAGGGCACAGATAGGAAGCCTAGCTTTCTGCTTAATGGTTCATGGTTTGCAAGTGGTTGATCATTTTTGCTACCTCGGTTCCACAACAACATCTACGCTTTCTAGCGGCAAGGAAATAGCTTCTCGAATAGGCAAAGCCTCGTGTACATTTGGACGTCTTCACACTCGCGTCTGGAGAAATGATAAGCTCACCATAGCCACCAAAGTCCTCGTATACCAGTCGTGCGTACTCAGTACCCTTTTATACGCTTCGGAAACGTGGACTACTTACTCTAAACAAAAGCGCCAGTTAAACGCTTTTCATATGCGTTGCCTGAGACTAATATTGGGAGTGACCTGGAAGGATAAGATGACAAATGAAGCGGTTCTTGCAAAGTCAGGCATCATCACCAGCATTACGGCGATGCTCAAACAGAAGAGACTGCGTTGGCTCGGTCATGTACACCGTATGGATCCAAAAAGGGTGCCACGCCAAGTGCTAATGGGTCAGATAGCAAATAATGCGAAAAGACCTAGTGGGGCGCCCGATGTTAAGATTTAGAGACTCCTGCAAGCGTGACATGGAATGCTTTGGCATCGATACCGGCGACTGGGAAGAACGTGCTGCATTGAGACCCGAGTGGCGTAGAGACCTATGCGTGGGAGTGAAGAAGCACGACGACGTGTGGCTGGAAAACTTGAGGCATAAAAGGAACAGGCGTCGCGCTCGTGGAGTGGTCTCATATCTAGAGGCACAACATACACATACATGCGACATATGCGGCAAGAAGTGCCGTGCAGAAAATAGTAACTACACGTATCACTGTCGGCTCATACGCCACAGCGCAGCGGTCGGTATCGGTTGCGGGGGCCTGCGGCACTGGGCGAAAAGTCACTAAGCGCGAGCGAATTACGTCGGCGTACagttagtacggtcgccaagccgctcagaggccagatttaattgactcagctcggccttacccacaaccggtatcaatgtgttcggacagttctcctgatcaccgtacatgcggtagtaaagcggaaaaatggtggatgggatagtaatgacgtcacaaagatggcggccggacctattctttttggcggtgtatctcgaaaaccacttaaccgattttaatcatcgaggtgtcaaataatagcttatattatggagattatttccttttttacaaacatttacatgaaacctataggaaaaaaaataatcacaaaaaacagtttttttataaaattattattttttattttgtaaaaatctccgtaaatattagcatttcgcaaattttgtttaatataaaacatattgcttcattatcaaggaatataatgagccttaaaacatacagatcgagtaataaacaatgaagctacactcatttatttgcgcatgggtaacgataactggcttttaccggtcgaaactgtggtgactgttacgatacgtattgaatggaatttatagagtatcggttttaattactgaaattataattaaaattataaaaaccagacacaataatgttaccttacttcgacgtttagtctcttttttcgtcttaatcataggtaggtacatatttctttttacttaaaaattttatacagggtgaacttttaaccaccagtcatactctgcgcagcgactttataggtcatacttaacaacttttactatggcaccaattccgaaatcgcgaaaaaaattttgactgtcccatataaaggtgcgaccaactttaccagaccaacacttttccaaactgagctacagctgtccgatgaagttaagtacttaggactaactctcgacaataaactcaattggaacaaccacatcaacaaacggatagacaaggcgggagttgtcttctggcagtgcagaaggatgattggtaagaggtggggactcaacccgaaaattaccctctggctctataagacgataacccgccccttactctgttacggtgctctggtttggtggccaagaacaaacctaggcaacgtacgagacaaactacaaagacttcaaaggctcgcatgcgcggccaccactggctgcacgaggtctaccccgactgcagccatggaggtcatgctaaaccttctaccgctgcacctacacatacagcaagaggccagtctctcagcggtaaggttgcgaaccctcaagatatggtctaacatcacaggagctcttcacacaaaatgcctggaaaaggtgtatgacgaatttccagtgcttaggtcaggcacggaccggattcacaaacaagctatcttcgataaaaggtacaaaatacagttatatgaggacgacaatcatgaaggactcaacccccgggagctgagaattttcactgatgggtccaaaacagacagcggatcgggctctggaaccttctcagaagacctgaacatgtcgatcaccactccgctaggagcccataactcggtattccaagctgagtgcatgggcatcataaacgcggcggctgccatcactgcaaggaaggtagtaggatcctccatccgcatactctccgacagtagagcagtcttaatggctctaaatagccatatagttacatccaaacttatacacgaatgccacgaacgactaatggaggtatgtcataataacaagatcaccctacaatggatcaagggacacagtggatcccgaggtaacgatgctgcggacgagcttgccaggcaaggatcgaatgcgggggcgattggtccggaaccgattcttccgataccatttagcaaggtacgctcaatgctgctggcacgtacagggaaactacacacagaacactggctgaaccagactggatgcagacaggcaaaagaagccatgcctgacatcaacggaaaactcacaagggcgctcctgcaactagggaaggtccgactgagtatggtaaccagtgtcataacaggtcatggactatttaacaaacatcttttcacaacaggtgtcacagacagtcccctgtgccgaggttgcatggagacagaagaaacagcctctcacgtggtgctggaatgcagcggagtgactccatacagggctaaacatctcggatctccgagagacctccccgaggtcctactcaacatcaaaggtttgataggattcctcgaggagctgggctggcaggactagcccacccccaacatatcacgcaaaataggcgcaagtcgtcgagttgcggaaaaatcgcccgaatacaatacaatacaatacaatacaaggtgcgaccagaccgcagcttaaaaaacggtcacgatacggaatcgcagtgacgcgtcgtatgcgtaccgtttttgacgcatgctccccacaccgctgtttaaaaaacggtgacggtacggaatcgcagtgacgtgcttcacgcgaatcttttttgttcgcaaaacagttgcgtcttttacgtcaccggtacggtgtctgccataagatctccgtgtaatattttttgcgatttttacgcagttcaatttacggtgcgtcagcttattttaaggagcggtgtggcgagcatgcgtcatggacccgggtacgtccttaaactacgtccaaaagagaggtatgggcattgtgaatgtcatctcgctttgtgtggtagggcacagccagtgggtgtcattccagatccaaattttcttgcgtgattcggcattggtcccataataaaagttgttcagtatgacctgtaaagtcactgcgcagagtatggctggtggttaaaatttcatcttatacctatattcgacacaagtagtaagtacttacagaccaactatgatacacattttgcctgtatagtgatacatagtgaataaattaatacctgatttaaaaaataaaacaaaaataacaaatagcatgttatttaattcagtaatcactaatcagtcttaaacaatgaacatcatacttttagattagacaacaaaatgtatatttatactgtgtttcgacttgaaagattttactgctttaaaacataagacaaacctaccaaccaaatgtataaaaaaaatgttttttgtgattattattttcctataggtttcacgtaaatgtttgtaaaaaggaaataatctccataatataagctattagttgacacctcgatgaatacaatcggttaagtggttttcgagatacaccgccaaaaagaataggtccggacgccatctttgtgacgtcattactatcccctcccaccatttttccgctttactaggtaccgcatgtacggtgatcaggagaaacgcccgaacacattgataccggttgtgggtaaggccgagctgagtcaattaaatctggcctcggagcggcttggggactactaatagtaaaagttgttcagtatgacctataaagtcgctgcgcagagtatgactggtggttaaaagttcaccctgtataaaatttttaagtaaaaagaaatatgtacctacctatgattaagacgaaaaaagagactaaacgtcgaagtaaggtaacattattgtgtctggtttttataattttaattataatttcagtaattaaaaccgatactctataaattccattcaatacgtatcgtaacagtcaccacagtttcgaccggtaaaagccagttatcgttacccatgcgcaaataaatgagtgtagtttcattgtttattactcgatctgtatgttttaaggctcattatattccttgataatgaagcaatatgttttatattaaacaaaatttgcgaaatgctaatatttacggagatttttacaaaatgaaaaaaaataattttataaaaaaactgttttttgtgattattttttttcctataggtttcacgtaaatgtttgtagaaaagttaataatctccataatataagctattatttgacacctcgatgattaaaatcggttaagtggttttcgagatacaccgccaaaaagaataggtccggccgccatctttgtgacgtcattactatcccctccaccatttttccgctttactgccgcatgtacggtgatcaggagaactgtccgaacacattgataccggttgtgggtaaggccgagccgagtcaattaaatcgtgtttctagagggcttttgagatttggcgaccgtactaagtACAgtctttattgtaaaattaattaaatatgattagttattgtattgtatatttgtttgtagggtaaaactcattaaaactgtttaattaattatcgCTTTGGTTAAATGATGTACATTGCCTTACAACTATGatcaaaaaaaataactaaatagaGTTAGTTAATTTTCGCTTTCACACTTTTGACATAACCGGtatttaaaaagtaactaaGTAAATTAAGTGACTTTTTGAATGAGGTTCTTCGTGGTTAAATAGTTTAGTAATACTtaggaaaaaaataactaaattgacTTGGGTACGCTTATAAATAAGTTACaataagtttaaaaatgtataacggAATTATGTATTTTTCGACTATAATATTGAATCCGAAGTGAGTTTTTAGTTACTTCTTTAACTTTGTAAAATTGAAACTATGATCGCTATTGCTACCGCAATAAGACTGAAATTTGGAgaaaaaaaatgcgattttgatGACATATATAAGTCAATTTTGGCCATTTTGTGATTTGGTGACTTTTCGCTCTACGGCGACGATACGCAAGgcgcaaaattaaaaacacgttttaaattttttgacaacataccaaaaacaacatACGTCATTTGGTGGGGTTATTTCTTGCCCAACAATCCCACCataaatcatattaaaatttacggtggcaactataaaaaaaaaattatactgtgacaaggacaaataaTCATAGCACTTTCTCTGTTAAAAGTAAAGAAAGTTACATAAGAGCATCTTGTTCGCCGGCTCCTGCCGGCTCTATCATATAATCTATGCTTATTGTACCATGTGTTATACACATATAATACACATTAACGTTATTGACAGTGAcactgacattttatttaaacgtcattTTTGTGTTGCTGAAGTGGAATTTCAAAGTGTATTGATTTTTCATTTCCCGATCCCAATTTAAAATTCTGCTTTCAGTGTTATGAACTAACTAACAATGCAATTCATGTTTCAAGGACGAATTCATTTAAATAGTACGCAATTATGAACGAAGAAGACAAACAGGCGCTCATCCAAAGATTTAATATAAAGATTGGAGATGATATTAATAACTTGGCTAACGCATATGAATTAGAAAATGAATATGTAGAAAAGCGCGACAAATTACAAAACTctgtaagtacttttttattgatttataaagTTTAGATGTGTACGATAAACAAATGCAACACTTAAACATTAATAGAAGCGATAAGCTTTTAACTATTTCTTAGCAGAATTTGGCCAAAATACTTTTCTAGTTTCTAGGAGTAGCTCATAGTGTTGGAGTAGTAAATTAAaagataagtatatattttatttaagttgtaACTCATTCCTCATTAGACTTATGCCTGTTGTAACTCTTTAGAATTTAGCACTTTCTTTTACATTCCTCATAAGACTAATGCCTGTTGTAACTCTTTAGAATTTAGcactttcttttatttctttaagGGTTCAAAACTCGAATTTAATTTATGCTTATACAAGTACGCCGGGACTTACGAGGTTACTTGATGAACATTTAGTTTGATAGATTTACAATATATGTAATCTACTTATGTTATTTCAGCTTCAAGCAAAAAATACTGAAGTCCCCACTAAAGTAAAATCATCAATAGATAAAGCAAAGAAAAAACCTGCTCAAATAGCAGAGCTCAAAGAGAAAAATGAAAAGTTGCAGAACAAACTAGACCAGTTTCTGGTGAAAACTGAGCCTCTGCGTGATGAACTGAACAAAAGGTTTGCCGCTATCAATAAACTAGTGAAGGTCCAGTCATATTTGAAGACTTATATAGAAGTAGAAGATTTGTGGTAAGTATACATAATAAGATGTAAGACAGAAAAATGGAGCCAAAGAATTTTCATGTGGCACCCTACAGACAGATCAAGACCGCAAGGCCCTCAATTAACACAATGGGAAGATGAAATTATGCTTACAGTGGAACCACTCTGGACAAGGGTGGCAAGAAGAGCAGATACTGGCAGGAGTTGGACGAGGCCTTTGCTAGGCACACTGAACTAAGAGACTTCATATGACTATTCAAAACTATCAGAAAACAACAAACATGTTCAGAAAAAAgggctataaaaataaataaatatttataagacaTACTTATGTGGGTACTCAGAAAAAAATTTtactatacaaatacttaaatacatagaaaacacccatgactaaggaacaaatatctgtgctcatcacacaaataaatgcccctactgggattcaaacccaggacccatcatcttcataggcaggatcacaaCCTCTTAGGCTCAAAAtcctttatataaaaaaaagctagtACAAACAGAGAACCCGAGTATCGGATCGCTGGCACTGCATGTGTTAATTTACCACATGTTATTGTTTCTGTATAAGTGTGAATGGATAATTACCACATCTGGTGGTATCTACAGATCTTTTACATGTTGCAATTTGAAAATCAAATAATTCTAATTGAAACTTATTGAAAAATTGACCTATGATTTTGTTTTAGCCGTCAATTGTCCAACTGTAATGAAGATGAGCAGAGTGTGCTGCTCTTTGGAGCACTTAAAGAGCTGTGCTTACAATACCAGGATGGTCACAGAGGGAGTTATTTCAAGGAATACACACACTACTGGCATAATATACTCAAggataaattgactaagtacgatctatatttttttattggtggcaaacaagcatacggtcagCATAGCTTCAATATGGTTGTAATTTAAATGAACATTTTGTATCATACAACCCTTGGAGTGAACATATTACACaaacataagtaaatataaaggATTATCTATTACTTGATTAACCAGAAGATTTCTTATTTTGTCTGGCAGTGCATGGTCAGATTTGGTTGGCTtgacaatagggaatattacacAAAACTCTGCATAGGGGGCCAGTACCACactccatcacaatctgagggtctaccgcgaaacaagaaaatcgagctttcgttatctaacctctctaccACTCCTGCATATTCAAGCGATGAAGAGGTAGATAATTTAATCTCGATTTTCCCATTCCcagtaggccctttgtaaaccgccttgatgcatcaatgacatattttattatctgtgaaaacttgtcaaaaaacagtttaaggcacaatatgtataagttagtctatggtttatgaaaggtgcaagtgctgcactctggtagcagaacattgcagtaatactacCTATTAAGCTAAGAGTAAATTTACCTTTTTGCTTGCAGACAATATGAAGATGTATTAAAGTTGCTGAAATGGCCAGTAGTAATGCGACCCGACATGTCACCTTTGCCTAAAGATGTGATGGTCAAGTTCCATAATCTGACAAAGTTCTTATTCCTTATTGAAGAACCCGATGATGAACAAGCCAGAATACAGTCAGGGGATTTCAGTTTAGGTAACatcaatttgtaaaaaaaagattgcATTATCGAAGCAACTAAATGTACCTATGATTTATTCATGTTAGAAAATGCATGTTATTTAATGTACCTGATTTATTTCTTATactttgttgttatttttattacttcctTAATATGAATATGACAATCAAAATCCGtgtaaagacatttattttcattgattacaaaatattattatttcgtgAATATGGTACAACTATACAAATGAATATGATatggtatatttaattataatacacaacactgaaacatttttttttgtaatgctgGTTGCTGATTGTACCTACATGTAATAACGTGTAattacttttatcaataaatatatgaatatgaaactaatctatacataaataaatatatatcagcTAGAAAAACTATTTGCCTTCTTCCAGCAGAAAATCCCTGTTTACCTGTAAAAGTCCTACTACGGCCACTGAAGAAAAGATTTACATTCCACTTCACTGGGTCTCGGCAGACCGCACGCATTGACCGCCCAGAATGGTTTCTCACTCAGACACTCACTTGGATCAAGGATCATCAGGGCTTTGTGAGGACACATGTACAGCCAGTTGCTGACAAACTGCAATTGAGGCATGTTCGGACTGTTGTAAGTGttactgtaattttttaaatcaagaCAAGCATTGACGATTCAATCAGTCATTAgcgattaattttttttcaggACGAGTTCAACGCCGGTCTCATCTCTTTCGCTGCGGAAAGACTTCACACCGTCCTTGGCATGTATAACGCACACGGAGTCAAGGAAAAACGCGCGGATATGGATGCGGCTTTCGCGCACGCTGTGGACGAGGCTTTAGGCTTCCACCGTGAACTGGTGCTTATAACAGGGCATGAGGTTAACAGCGTGCTATCAGTGCTGACGAAAGCGGAGATCTTTGTCAGATGGCTGTCGGTTGAAAAGAAATGTGAGTTGGTTTTATTAGTAGCATCGTCGACTCAGTTAACCAATCGTAGACTTTCGAGCACGTTGTCGACGAGGCCCTGAGCTTCCATCATGAGTTGGTTGGTGGCTTGAGGTTAACAGCGTACTATCGCCGCTGACGAAAGCGGTGATTTTTGTCAGATGGCTTTCGGTTAAAGAAATGTGTGTGGCTTGTTTACTCCATAGAATAGGTATGCTTTCACTTTAGAACTTGTTCAATAAATTGAGTAAGATTGGGCTTTCCCTTTTGATGCGAAACGACCATACAGCCCGCAACGGTATCGTTCGTAGATggatttttttctgaaatccATTCAGTTTAGGTGGCTTTCTTTAGTGTTTTCCTCTCGCATGTGAAGTGAAACGTAATGTTAATTGAAATGTAGTATTGTACCAACTAAATCGACCTGATCTTACTGGCTGGTTGTTTATTGTGTAACTAGCCTAAAATTGCATTGCAGATGCCTTATCAAAAATGGACGAGACGATAGACACCGAGTCATGGATCGAGCCCGTGGCCGGCGGCATGGGTTCCGCGGTAGGGTCCGTGCTGTGGGTGCCGCGGGGCGCTGATTGGTTCATGTCGCTGTTGAAAACCATAGAGGACCGGTACGCTGTGTTGCCGCAGCCTGGACACCGGTGAGTTATCAGCAACATACTATTAGCTACACGAATTGAGTTAGGTACTATCAAAGACTTCagatgcgcgttgctgacccttcCGAATTTTTTACTCTGATTTGAAGAATACGTAGTCCTTCGAGAAAACCTTGGCAGGTAGGTTCATTTTACAGTTAGAGCATACCCAAACTACGAACCTACGAACGTATGgggattttccattgaaatcgATTTAGCCGTCGAAAATCGTTGCGATAGTAGAAAGCAGCCATGCGCACCATCTTTTAAACACAACCGAGCGTTTGAACCAGGGCCCGTATatgtcatgccgttgacggaaaattGACGTCACAGTACATAGAATACGATTTCAATTAGTCTTATcgtcataataataatgaatcACTTGCCAACTTCAGACAATCAGTACAGTTCATCTTATAGTGTcactcaacatttttttttattaaatatattttggtttTTTAACAGCGTATTTTACGTAACGAGTATTTTTTTACGCGTCAATAGATTAGTTATTTAAACttgtagtgttataaaaaataccCTGTGTATAAAATTGCGTCATATTTGCGTCAACGGCAGGAAATTTACGGGCCCTAGGTTGAACACTTACATGGTTCAATATCCTATGTGAATTGAATTCGTCGACGATTCACACAGTGCCtttctaaaaaaattatttttctgtgTGACTCTTTGATTTAAGTTAAGCTTGTATTCTGATGTTCCTGCCTCCTGCCCAAAGAGCAGCAGTAACTGAAGTGTCAAAATGAAcaaggaaaaattaaacttgaagACCTGTTCACGAGCTACTAGGAATATTATGGAGGGATAATCTTTAGTCGTCAAGAAACAGCTACATACTTACTTGTTCGCAGGCTTCAGTTTCTCGAACTACAACTCGAGCTGGTCGAGGAGTGGCGCGTGCGGCTGACGCAGCTGCTGAGCGCGGCGCTGGGCGTGCTGCCGCCGGCCGCCTTCCTGGCCGGCGCCGGGCCGGACCCCGTCACCGCCGTCGTGAACGCGGCGCACCACGCCCGCACCGGCCTGCTGCAGTGGGCGCACTGTCTGGTTCGTTATGCCTTGATCGCTGATATGCCGGTAGATACCGATAGCCCAATAGAGCCCAGTGTCACGTTTTATAGAAAGGTTGAGGAGTTTCTCTGTGCGCAGCGTTCGGCATCAACCTTACTGCTCGCTTGCTTTCGCCACGACGCTCTATCTTCGAGTAGTTATTGTAACAGAAAATATCTTAATGTTTTCGGTGCAGTACTCTCGGCTAAGTTACACCTACAAtactgaaataataattatatatcatGAACTGACGCTACTGTAGTTTTGGCGTCGCGAAACAAAACCTAAGTTTTCGGAAAAATAAGAACTTAGAAAGAAATAAATAGAGATTCAGATATTCTTCGTGTCAGCGATGTTACACTACTATAATTTGGTTAATTTATTACAGCACTACCTCCAACTGCACTACTACCGTCGCCAGTTCCAACATTTCACACAGCAACAACACCATGATGAGTCCGGATCGGCATCCAGCTCCGATGCAGAATCTGACGAATCTGACTCGGATGGTGATGACGAAAAAGAAAAAACAGGTATAACAGACGATACTGAGCTTTACTATATGGTGTTAAGGTGTAAATTTACTTGTAAACTTCAATTTGTCTACACTTTTTACAGATGATGACGCTTTGTCACTGAAGGATGTGGAGCAGAAGGCGAAAAACCAAGCTATTGATGAAGTGATGCGTCGCAATTCCATGTTACCTGAACTTAGCCAGTTTGATATCGTAAGTTCTTCAAATTCAAGCATGTTACTTACACTATTCTTATCACTTTATATTTACAGGGGTATCCAAGCATGCGCGAGCtgtttattttagaatttttctaCATCCGCGTTGAGAACCAATATTTGAAGGTCCCAAGACCTCTGAATACaaaacttaaatttgaaaaaagtgCAAGCGATCatgatatagtttttttttttaaatggcgtAATTTTTTGGAAAACTGAACATGATATTGTGAAAAACTGTAGTGTTACTATTGTTCGTTCGTGCATGGAAggagaagaaacaacaaaacatattctcct harbors:
- the LOC133522122 gene encoding RAD50-interacting protein 1 isoform X2; amino-acid sequence: MNEEDKQALIQRFNIKIGDDINNLANAYELENEYVEKRDKLQNSLQAKNTEVPTKVKSSIDKAKKKPAQIAELKEKNEKLQNKLDQFLVKTEPLRDELNKRFAAINKLVKVQSYLKTYIEVEDLCRQLSNCNEDEQSVLLFGALKELCLQYQDGHRGSYFKEYTHYWHNILKDKLTKQYEDVLKLLKWPVVMRPDMSPLPKDVMVKFHNLTKFLFLIEEPDDEQARIQSGDFSLENPCLPVKVLLRPLKKRFTFHFTGSRQTARIDRPEWFLTQTLTWIKDHQGFVRTHVQPVADKLQLRHVRTVDEFNAGLISFAAERLHTVLGMYNAHGVKEKRADMDAAFAHAVDEALGFHRELVLITGHEVNSVLSVLTKAEIFVRWLSVEKKYALSKMDETIDTESWIEPVAGGMGSAVGSVLWVPRGADWFMSLLKTIEDRYAVLPQPGHRLQFLELQLELVEEWRVRLTQLLSAALGVLPPAAFLAGAGPDPVTAVVNAAHHARTGLLQWAHCLHYLQLHYYRRQFQHFTQQQHHDESGSASSSDAESDESDSDGDDEKEKTDDDALSLKDVEQKAKNQAIDEVMRRNSMLPELSQFDITSPIANLAVTEPLSNDDSEEAGVFAEAPALLARLRDAGLTALAEHALLEFRAAMRDYRRQKWHAMLVVEEIALCVSTPLCAPLSALCTRMNNATAKLAPVLAVRFRSFLAESVDQYIFEEVVLESWFNTGGTIQFTHDVKRNLVPAFAPPNKSASQTNLLPKLLESCVLLNMEYDEARRLRSVLRAQPGAGAGAGAAALRARGVRHVAAPRALRVLDQRTDLGDAPQRSVMDLF
- the LOC133522122 gene encoding RAD50-interacting protein 1 isoform X1, translating into MNEEDKQALIQRFNIKIGDDINNLANAYELENEYVEKRDKLQNSLQAKNTEVPTKVKSSIDKAKKKPAQIAELKEKNEKLQNKLDQFLVKTEPLRDELNKRFAAINKLVKVQSYLKTYIEVEDLCRQLSNCNEDEQSVLLFGALKELCLQYQDGHRGSYFKEYTHYWHNILKDKLTKQYEDVLKLLKWPVVMRPDMSPLPKDVMVKFHNLTKFLFLIEEPDDEQARIQSGDFSLAENPCLPVKVLLRPLKKRFTFHFTGSRQTARIDRPEWFLTQTLTWIKDHQGFVRTHVQPVADKLQLRHVRTVDEFNAGLISFAAERLHTVLGMYNAHGVKEKRADMDAAFAHAVDEALGFHRELVLITGHEVNSVLSVLTKAEIFVRWLSVEKKYALSKMDETIDTESWIEPVAGGMGSAVGSVLWVPRGADWFMSLLKTIEDRYAVLPQPGHRLQFLELQLELVEEWRVRLTQLLSAALGVLPPAAFLAGAGPDPVTAVVNAAHHARTGLLQWAHCLHYLQLHYYRRQFQHFTQQQHHDESGSASSSDAESDESDSDGDDEKEKTDDDALSLKDVEQKAKNQAIDEVMRRNSMLPELSQFDITSPIANLAVTEPLSNDDSEEAGVFAEAPALLARLRDAGLTALAEHALLEFRAAMRDYRRQKWHAMLVVEEIALCVSTPLCAPLSALCTRMNNATAKLAPVLAVRFRSFLAESVDQYIFEEVVLESWFNTGGTIQFTHDVKRNLVPAFAPPNKSASQTNLLPKLLESCVLLNMEYDEARRLRSVLRAQPGAGAGAGAAALRARGVRHVAAPRALRVLDQRTDLGDAPQRSVMDLF